In the Parasteatoda tepidariorum isolate YZ-2023 unplaced genomic scaffold, CAS_Ptep_4.0 HiC_scaffold_2434, whole genome shotgun sequence genome, one interval contains:
- the LOC107454631 gene encoding TD and POZ domain-containing protein 3, with translation MASKPFTLNVTGRSSSNECIVFEIKIDNFSSLRNMEAYGSSELQSTHDCKSSWKIVLTTTRNDSNYYHSSQSSSMQVGLKRTDFNDWDVKASLFFEIQNSYAEVYQKESFEKIFPRQKQDAFYCNSMKRPSHASSVTGMKGNSFIINDNKLIIKGSIFIHNCCPKKKTESDRDSAMNLTELQSNLKYSYQNNLFSDVLFSFGDDNLYGHKTVLSARSPVFKKMFEQNMKEKNLSNVTITDIEKSVFDVFLIFLYTGVIENREFDTVVSLYSTADKYEVTTLFKTCSNILASYIANKTVSVILKLADMHNDNSLKEKAIQFICESFTQIESTCEWNNLLDTDPRLASHTLKMVSSHVAAKERSIS, from the coding sequence ATGGCTTCGAAGccatttactttaaatgttacTGGTCGATCAAGCTCGAACGAGTGtattgtatttgaaataaagatcGATAACTTTTCATCCCTAAGAAATATGGAAGCATATGGTAGCTCAGAATTGCAATCAACCCATGATTGTAAGAGTTCGTGGAAAATTGTTCTAACAACAACCCGAAATGATTCTAATTATTACCATAGCAGCCAATCCAGTTCAATGCAAGTAGGATTAAAAAGAACTGATTTCAACGATTGGGATGTGAAAGCTTCACTGTTTTTTGAAATCCAGAATTCTTATGCAGAAGTTTATCAAAAAGAatcatttgagaaaatatttcctcGCCAAAAGCAGGAtgctttttattgtaattctaTGAAGAGGCCCAGTCATGCTAGTTCCGTTACAGGAATGAAAggtaatagttttataataaatgataataaacttataattaagggtagcattttcattcataattgcTGTCCGAAAAAGAAAACCGAAAGTGACCGCGACTCTGCTATGAATTTAACCGAACTTCAAAGTAATCTCAAATATTCgtatcaaaacaatttgttctctgatgttttatttagtttcggAGACGATAATTTGTATGGTCATAAGACAGTACTCTCTGCCAGATCACCAGTGTTTAAGAAGATGTTCgaacaaaatatgaaagaaaaaaatttaagcaatgtCACGATTACTGATATTGAGAAATctgtttttgatgtttttcttatttttctctaCACTGGAGTAATTGAGAACAGAGAATTCGATACTGTCGTGTCATTGTATTCGACTGCTGACAAGTATGAAGTGACCACTCTTTTCAAAACTTGCAGTAACATTCTCGCATCTTATATCGCCAACAAAACTGTTTCAGTCATTTTGAAGTTGGCAGATATGCACAATGAtaattctttgaaagaaaaagccATCCAATTTATATGTGAGAGTTTTACTCAAATTGAAAGTACTTGTGAATGGAATAATTTGTTAGATACGGATCCTCGTTTGGCTTCACATACTTTAAAGATGGTTTCATCTCATGTTGCTGCCAAAGAAAGAAGCATATCCTAG